From Scomber scombrus chromosome 21, fScoSco1.1, whole genome shotgun sequence, one genomic window encodes:
- the LOC134003516 gene encoding disks large homolog 5-like isoform X3, with translation MPSDSESSSSLSSLGTPGPASSPPPAHMDSHQVQEKMETVLLQLRHVTRERDELRKRLALSSPGTTFDDCRPNSKAGHDYERLKLQCMKAMADLQSLQNQHSTTLKRCEEAVKKADFYHTLHSRLASEHTQLKEELEAVRQDNIQLVREHNHMKQACEELRRLHDDDQREVTDMRMLHQQVMREGSSDVLNKLYDTAVDKLEAMKSDYEALRKRYNEKTAGHNADLSRLDQTEEENHRLQKQLDMLLKQRDAAILYQQQYSSSIRRFDSTQQELSKAAAQNKELQREMDRLQSEVTRFKTQQLKALKDCEKYKEERDSVINEYRLIMSERDQVIKEVDRLQTGLEMAEAKLKNTSSERRVANEELEALRQELASALVDRDRAICEKNELLEKYCHEVKDKAEAQKELSQACKDIETVREERDVARKERTEAIIQRDQLLREYYQARQQQDSATLDKERANKEIEMLRKQYEAISQELKEALQEAEVAKCRRDWAFQERDKIVAERESIRTLCDNLRRERDRAVSDLADALRNLDDTRKQKNDAARELKELKEKMEDQLEKEARFRQLMAHSSHDSAIDTDSIEWETEVVEFEKHRDMDLKALGFDIAEGVNDPYLPGDCGIFVSKVDKGSIAEGRLRVNDWLLKINDVDLTNKDRKQVIKAVMSGEGVINVVVRRRKSLGGRIITPIQINLTGQQDCGIGLESGVFVATLAPGSPAVRDGALTIGDRLLAINGITLDNKLLSECEALLRNCRDSLSISLMKFLPQSYSGQSLFESLRDSEKTSRLQSCDIHTRNCRNSKHNCSKHNCSTQTDICSCDLSGRDDDVCKDTGDSLDSSSGSSIHCHHKPLSNSSLHSHSHSHQGTSSSLHSPSEPHPDFCYRRQELHRRPLTFTPVHSDCSTPQSAMDRGESSPAKPSGGTWPKVIAGASVPEFQLSIYKKPKPKQRKSIFDVNVFRRPEASPKLDYMSLSQLPKNSPQSLISESTTTPPTPPARSDSFRFKHRQQNSSASDSTITTSGPPVSQATSPQDEGEAGSRLYYTDAPSGESKTAPKKPVEKEGSRRRPEEQGKRRYRPKSAPALRRNVTPLHIPVPMQVQSFSNDEHSPEPMDLLRFSPMRTNRYSMPFAPPSYSSITAHPAQRGLAPCPAVTAVMRNPVYTAWSHEIETNNCPPAPSSGVHTHSHTSPKHQGHLSLDLSHKRTGDMTETSCSQPPHSTNSLPSSSRLGSLSTSQFRAERIKIPPTRYPRSTGSDRGSLSHSECSSSTPPMSPVNLDTSSFTSSQSQSSISTQPRISVSPAPVGDRRKDGPYLEEPRNVTVQKGAEPLGISIVSGENGGVFVSKVTAGSIAHQACLKYGDQLLEFNGINLRNANEQQARLVIGQQCDTVTILAQYNPHMFQLGNHSRSGSRMESISNQPTPQDSGANTPDNHSTVDTLSEQDEGTMTPPSKQTTPATSPHSSFRLPGSSLHRATEPRLVRLKRIQVELGVQICGGNLCGIFVESLDDDSPAKSPDGLLPGDLILEYNSIGMKNKTKEEAYLEMLKPAETITFKVQNCVEELAAIKETPGDGFFIRALYERVAEVEQELSFKKDDILYVEDTLPNGNFGYWMAWQLDEKAQKLEKGQIPSKYMMDQEFYRRHGMADMKDDNGTSKSLSAAARRSFFRRRLKHKRSGSKDGKDLMALDAISTDSLPITEDGVSLMYQRVQKVDSLFPRPVLVMGPLVEASKDMLEKEVPDKFCRCLPEIMKASQQAIERGVKDCVFIDYKRRSGHFDVTTVASIKEITEKDCHCLLDIAPHAIERLHSVHIYPIVIFIRYKNAKQIKEQKDPSYLRDKLSQKHSKEQFEAAQKTEQEYSRFFTGVVQGGGVSYICTQIMTIVEQEQNKVLWIPDGAP, from the exons GTACGCCTGGTCCAgcctcctcccctccacccgCCCACATGGACAGCCACCAGGTGCAAGAGAAGATGGAGACCGTTCTGTTACAGCTTCGACATGTGACCCGTGAGCGGGATGAATTACGCAAACGTCTGGCGCTGTCTTCACCCGGAACCACCTTCGATGACTGCAG ACCAAACTCAAAAGCAGGTCATGACTATGAGCGTCTGAAGCTGCAGTGCATGAAGGCGATGGCAGACCTGCAATCCCTGCAGAACCAGCACAGCACCACCCTGAAGAGGTGTGAGGAAGCTGTGAAGAAAGCAGACTTCTATCA TACGCTGCACAGCCGCCTGGCGAGCGAGCACACCCAACTGAAAGAGGAGCTGGAGGCGGTGAGACAAGACAACATCCAGCTGGTCAGGGAGCACAACCACATGAAGCAGGCCTGCGAGGAGCTGCGGAGGCTACACGATGACGACCAGAGAGAAGTGACTGACATGAGGATGCTGCACCAGCAG GTGATGAGAGAGGGGTCATCTGATGTCCTCAACAAGCTGTATGACACAGCTGTGGACAAATTGGAGGCCATGAAGAGTGACTACGAAGCTCTGAGGAAGCGCTACAATGAGAAGACAGCTGGTCACAACGCAGACCTGAGTCGCCTGGATCAGACCGAGGAGGAGAACCATCGTCTACAGAAACAGCTGGACATGCTGCTGAAGCAGAGGGATGCTGCCATCCTCTATCAGCAGCAGTACTCATCATCTATAAGAAG GTTTGACAGCACACAGCAAGAATTGTCCAAGGCTGCAGCCCAGAACAAGGAGTTGCAGAGAGAGATGGATCGGCTGCAGTCGGAGGTGACACGATTCAAGACCCAGCAACTCAAAGCACTAAAGGACTGTGAGAAATACAAGGAGGAGCGGGACTCTGTGATCAACGAGTACCGCCTGATCATGAGTGAGCGGGACCAGGTGATCAAAGAGGTGGACAGGCTTCAGACCGGGCTGGAGATGGCGGAGGCCAAGTTGAAGAACACTTCCTCAGAGAGAAGGGTGGCCAATGAGGAGCTAGAGGCTCTTCGACAG GAGCTGGCCTCAGCACTTGTGGACAGAGACCGGGCTATCTGTGAAAAGAACGAGCTGCTGGAGAAATACTGCCATGAAGTTAAGGACAAGGCCGAGGCCCAGAAGGAGCTGAGCCAGGCCTGCAAGGACATTGAGACGGTGCGTGAGGAGAGAGACGTGGCCCGTAAAGAGAGGACCGAGGCCATCATCCAAAGGGACCAGCTGCTGCGAGAGTATTACCAGGCCAGGCAG CAACAAGACTCTGCCACTCTGGATAAGGAACGAGCCAACAAGGAGATTGAGATGCTGAGGAAGCAGTACGAGGCCATCTCTCAGGAGCTGAAAGAGGCCCTGCAAGAGGCCGAGGTAGCAAAGTGTCGACGAGACTGGGCCTTTCAGGAGAGGGACAAGATagtggcagagagagaaagtataCG CACGCTATGTGACAACCTGAGGCGGGAGAGGGACAGAGCTGTGAGTGATCTGGCAGATGCTTTAAGGAATCTCGATGACACAAGGAAACAGAAGAACGACGCTGCACGTGAGCTCAAAGAACTGAA AGAAAAGATGGAGGACCAATTAGAAAAGGAAGCAAGGTTTCGTCAGCTAATGGCTCACAGTTCACACGATTCGGCCATCGACACAGATTCAATCGAATGGGAGACGGAAGTTGTAGAATTTGAGAAACACAGA GACATGGATTTGAAAGCACTTGGGTTTGATATTGCTGAAGGGGTAAATGATCCTTATTTACCTGGAGATTGCGGCATATTTGTCAGTAAAGTGGATAAAGGAAGTATTGCTGAAGGAAGATTAAG GGTGAATGATTGGTTGTTGAAAATTAATGATGTAGACCTGACCAATAAGGATAGAAAGCAGGTGATCAAAGCAGTAATGAGTGGAGAGGGAGTGATCAATGTGGTGGTTCGCAGAAGGAAGTCACTAGGAGGACGGATTATCACTCCGATCCAGATAAACCTCACTGGACAACAAG ACTGTGGCATAGGCCTGGAAAGTGGAGTGTTTGTTGCCACGTTGGCTCCAGGCAGTCCAGCTGTCAGAGATGGCGCTCTCACTATTGGGGATAGACTGTTAGCT ATTAATGGAATCACACTTGATAACAAGTTGCTCTCCGAATGTGAAGCTCTATTGAGGAACTGCCGTGATTCTCTCAGCATCTCCCTTATGAAG TTCCTCCCACAGAGCTACTCCGGTCAGAGTTTATTTGAAAGTTTGAGAGACTCGGAAAAGACCTCTAGGCTCCAGTCCTGTGACATCCACACCAGGAACTGCAGGAACTCTAAACACAACTGCTCCAAGCACAACTGCtccacacaaacagacatttgCAGCTGTGACTTGAGCGGCAGGGATGATGATGTGTGTAAGGATACAGGGGATTCCCTGGACAGCAGCAGCGGTAGCAGCATTCATTGCCACCACAAACCCCTTTCCAACAGCTCTCTACACTCCCACTCCCATTCTCACCAAGGAAcgtcctcctccctccacaGTCCCTCAGAGCCCCATCCAGACTTTTGCTACAGGAGGCAGGAACTGCACCGTCGCCCCCTCACATTCACCCCTGTGCACTCCGACTGCAGCACCCCGCAGAGCGCTATGGACCGAGGGGAGAGCTCACCAGCTAAGCCTAGTGGAGGCACATGGCCAAAAGTCATAGCGGGAGCTTCTGTTCCTGAGTTCCAGCTCTCCATCtacaaaaaacccaaacccaAACAGAGGAAGTCTATCTTTGACGTGAATGTTTTCAGAAGACCCGAAGCATCTCCGAAACTGGACTACATGTCTCTTTCCCAGCTGCCCAAAAACTCACCGCAGAGCTTGATATCTGAATCCACCacaacaccccccacccctcccgcCAGGAGTGACTCATTCAGGTTCAAACATCGCCAGCAGAATAGCTCGGCATCGGACTCAACCATCACCACCAGCGGCCCCCCAGTCTCTCAAGCTACAAGTCCACAGGATGAGGGAGAGGCAGGAAGTCGGCTCTATTACACTGATGCTCCTTCAGGAGAGTCGAAGACTGCTCCCAAGAAACCTGTGGAGAAAGAGGGGAGTCGACGCAGGCCAGAGGAGCAGGGAAAGAGGAGGTACCGGCCAAAATCGGCACCGGCGCTGCGGCGAAACGTGACTCCATTACACATTCCTGTTCCCATGCAG gtACAGAGTTTCTCTAACGACGAGCACTCCCCTGAGCCGATGGACTTATTACGCTTCTCTCCTATGCGAACTAATCGGTACAGCATGCCCTTTGCACCCCCCAGCTACAGCAGCATCACAGCAC ACCCAGCACAGCGAGGTTTAGCCCCGTGTCCTGCTGTGACAGCTGTGATGAGGAACCCGGTCTACACTGCCTGGAGCCATGAGATCGAGACCAACAACTGCCCTCCAGCACCCAGTTCAGGCGtccacacacattcacatacaag CCCCAAGCATCAAGGTCACCTCAGTCTAGACCTCAGTCACAAGCGCACTGGAGACATGACTGAGACAAGCTGCAGCCAACCACCACACAGCACCAACTCTCTCCCCTCCAGTTCCAGACTGG GCTCTTTAAGTACTTCGCAGTTTAGGGCAGAACGCATCAAGATCCCCCCAACTCGTTATCCCCGCTCCACTGGATCTGACAGAG GCTCCCTTTCCCACTCGGAGTGTAGCAGCTCGACACCTCCAATGTCTCCTGTCAACCTGGACACATCATCTTTCacaagcagccaatcacagagctccATTTCCACCCAGCCCAGAATATCAGTCAGCCCTGCTCCAGTTGGTGACAGGCGGAAGGATGG GCCATACCTGGAGGAGCCACGCAATGTTACGGTGCAGAAAGGAGCAGAACCACTGGGGATCTCCATTGTGAGTGGAGAGAACGGTGGAGTGTTTGTGTCCAAAGTGACAGCAGGCAGCATCGCACACCAAGCTTGTTTAAAGTACGGAGACCAACTCCTTGAG TTTAATGGAATCAACCTCCGGAATGCCAACGAGCAGCAGGCGCGGCTGGTGATCGGGCAGCAATGTGACACTGTCACAATTTTAGCTCAGTATAATCCTCACATGTTTCAGCTGGGCAACCATTCTCGTTCAGG TTCTCGGATGGAGTCCATCAGCAACCAGCCAACTCCTCAGGACAGTGGAGCCAACACCCCAGATAATCACTCCACTGTCGATACGCTTAGTGAGCAAGATGAAGGCACCATGACACCACCATCCAAACAGACAACTCCTGCCACCAGCCCTCACAGCTCCTTTAG GCTTCCTGGTTCAAGTTTGCACCGGGCCACAGAGCCTCGACTGGTGAGGTTAAAGAGGATCCAGGTGGAGCTAGGAGTTCAGATCTGTGGAGGAAACCTGTGTGGCATCTTTGTGGAGAGTCTGGATGATGACAGCCCTGCTAAAAGTCCTGATGGCCTGCTGCCTGGAGACTTGATACTGGAG TACAACAGCATCGGCATGAAGAACAAAACTAAAGAAGAGGCTTACCTGGAAATGTTAAAACCAGCTGAAACAATCACATTCAAAGTCCAGAACTGTGTGGAAGAACTGGCTGCGATAAAAGAGACACCTGGAGATGGATTTTTTATAAG AGCACTTTATGAGAGGGTGGCAGAGGTGGAGCAGGAACTCAGCTTTAAGAAAGATGACATCCTGTATGTTGAAGATACACTACCAAATGGCAACTTTGGCTATTGGATGGCTTGGCAACttgacgagaaagcacagaagCTGGAAAAAGGGCAGATTCCAAGTAAATACAT GATGGACCAGGAGTTCTACAGGAGACACGGCATGGCTGATATGAAAGATGACAATGGCACCAGTAAGAGTCTGTCTGCAGCTGCGCGGAGGTCCTTCTTCCGTCGAAGGCTGAAGCACAAACGCAGTGGATCCAAGGATGGGAAGGATCTCATGGCTCTGGATGCCATAAGCACAGATTCTTTACCAATCACAGAGG ACGGAGTGAGTCTGATGTACCAGCGAGTTCAGAAGGTGGACTCCCTGTTTCCCAGACCAGTGCTGGTCATGGGTCCTTTAGTGGAGGCCAGTAAGGACATGCTGGAGAAGGAAGTTCCTGACAAATTCTGTCGCTGTCTGCCTG AGATTATGAAGGCATCTCAGCAGGCGATTGAGCGAGGTGTGAAGGATTGTGTGTTCATTGACTACAAACGGCG
- the LOC134003516 gene encoding disks large homolog 5-like isoform X4: MPSDSESSSSLSSLASSPPPAHMDSHQVQEKMETVLLQLRHVTRERDELRKRLALSSPGTTFDDCRPNSKAGHDYERLKLQCMKAMADLQSLQNQHSTTLKRCEEAVKKADFYHTLHSRLASEHTQLKEELEAVRQDNIQLVREHNHMKQACEELRRLHDDDQREVTDMRMLHQQVMREGSSDVLNKLYDTAVDKLEAMKSDYEALRKRYNEKTAGHNADLSRLDQTEEENHRLQKQLDMLLKQRDAAILYQQQYSSSIRRFDSTQQELSKAAAQNKELQREMDRLQSEVTRFKTQQLKALKDCEKYKEERDSVINEYRLIMSERDQVIKEVDRLQTGLEMAEAKLKNTSSERRVANEELEALRQELASALVDRDRAICEKNELLEKYCHEVKDKAEAQKELSQACKDIETVREERDVARKERTEAIIQRDQLLREYYQARQQQDSATLDKERANKEIEMLRKQYEAISQELKEALQEAEVAKCRRDWAFQERDKIVAERESIRTLCDNLRRERDRAVSDLADALRNLDDTRKQKNDAARELKELKEKMEDQLEKEARFRQLMAHSSHDSAIDTDSIEWETEVVEFEKHRDMDLKALGFDIAEGVNDPYLPGDCGIFVSKVDKGSIAEGRLRVNDWLLKINDVDLTNKDRKQVIKAVMSGEGVINVVVRRRKSLGGRIITPIQINLTGQQDCGIGLESGVFVATLAPGSPAVRDGALTIGDRLLAINGITLDNKLLSECEALLRNCRDSLSISLMKFLPQSYSGQSLFESLRDSEKTSRLQSCDIHTRNCRNSKHNCSKHNCSTQTDICSCDLSGRDDDVCKDTGDSLDSSSGSSIHCHHKPLSNSSLHSHSHSHQGTSSSLHSPSEPHPDFCYRRQELHRRPLTFTPVHSDCSTPQSAMDRGESSPAKPSGGTWPKVIAGASVPEFQLSIYKKPKPKQRKSIFDVNVFRRPEASPKLDYMSLSQLPKNSPQSLISESTTTPPTPPARSDSFRFKHRQQNSSASDSTITTSGPPVSQATSPQDEGEAGSRLYYTDAPSGESKTAPKKPVEKEGSRRRPEEQGKRRYRPKSAPALRRNVTPLHIPVPMQVQSFSNDEHSPEPMDLLRFSPMRTNRYSMPFAPPSYSSITAHPAQRGLAPCPAVTAVMRNPVYTAWSHEIETNNCPPAPSSGVHTHSHTSPKHQGHLSLDLSHKRTGDMTETSCSQPPHSTNSLPSSSRLGSLSTSQFRAERIKIPPTRYPRSTGSDRGSLSHSECSSSTPPMSPVNLDTSSFTSSQSQSSISTQPRISVSPAPVGDRRKDGPYLEEPRNVTVQKGAEPLGISIVSGENGGVFVSKVTAGSIAHQACLKYGDQLLEFNGINLRNANEQQARLVIGQQCDTVTILAQYNPHMFQLGNHSRSGSRMESISNQPTPQDSGANTPDNHSTVDTLSEQDEGTMTPPSKQTTPATSPHSSFRLPGSSLHRATEPRLVRLKRIQVELGVQICGGNLCGIFVESLDDDSPAKSPDGLLPGDLILEYNSIGMKNKTKEEAYLEMLKPAETITFKVQNCVEELAAIKETPGDGFFIRALYERVAEVEQELSFKKDDILYVEDTLPNGNFGYWMAWQLDEKAQKLEKGQIPSKYMMDQEFYRRHGMADMKDDNGTSKSLSAAARRSFFRRRLKHKRSGSKDGKDLMALDAISTDSLPITEDGVSLMYQRVQKVDSLFPRPVLVMGPLVEASKDMLEKEVPDKFCRCLPEIMKASQQAIERGVKDCVFIDYKRRSGHFDVTTVASIKEITEKDCHCLLDIAPHAIERLHSVHIYPIVIFIRYKNAKQIKEQKDPSYLRDKLSQKHSKEQFEAAQKTEQEYSRFFTGVVQGGGVSYICTQIMTIVEQEQNKVLWIPDGAP; this comes from the exons cctcctcccctccacccgCCCACATGGACAGCCACCAGGTGCAAGAGAAGATGGAGACCGTTCTGTTACAGCTTCGACATGTGACCCGTGAGCGGGATGAATTACGCAAACGTCTGGCGCTGTCTTCACCCGGAACCACCTTCGATGACTGCAG ACCAAACTCAAAAGCAGGTCATGACTATGAGCGTCTGAAGCTGCAGTGCATGAAGGCGATGGCAGACCTGCAATCCCTGCAGAACCAGCACAGCACCACCCTGAAGAGGTGTGAGGAAGCTGTGAAGAAAGCAGACTTCTATCA TACGCTGCACAGCCGCCTGGCGAGCGAGCACACCCAACTGAAAGAGGAGCTGGAGGCGGTGAGACAAGACAACATCCAGCTGGTCAGGGAGCACAACCACATGAAGCAGGCCTGCGAGGAGCTGCGGAGGCTACACGATGACGACCAGAGAGAAGTGACTGACATGAGGATGCTGCACCAGCAG GTGATGAGAGAGGGGTCATCTGATGTCCTCAACAAGCTGTATGACACAGCTGTGGACAAATTGGAGGCCATGAAGAGTGACTACGAAGCTCTGAGGAAGCGCTACAATGAGAAGACAGCTGGTCACAACGCAGACCTGAGTCGCCTGGATCAGACCGAGGAGGAGAACCATCGTCTACAGAAACAGCTGGACATGCTGCTGAAGCAGAGGGATGCTGCCATCCTCTATCAGCAGCAGTACTCATCATCTATAAGAAG GTTTGACAGCACACAGCAAGAATTGTCCAAGGCTGCAGCCCAGAACAAGGAGTTGCAGAGAGAGATGGATCGGCTGCAGTCGGAGGTGACACGATTCAAGACCCAGCAACTCAAAGCACTAAAGGACTGTGAGAAATACAAGGAGGAGCGGGACTCTGTGATCAACGAGTACCGCCTGATCATGAGTGAGCGGGACCAGGTGATCAAAGAGGTGGACAGGCTTCAGACCGGGCTGGAGATGGCGGAGGCCAAGTTGAAGAACACTTCCTCAGAGAGAAGGGTGGCCAATGAGGAGCTAGAGGCTCTTCGACAG GAGCTGGCCTCAGCACTTGTGGACAGAGACCGGGCTATCTGTGAAAAGAACGAGCTGCTGGAGAAATACTGCCATGAAGTTAAGGACAAGGCCGAGGCCCAGAAGGAGCTGAGCCAGGCCTGCAAGGACATTGAGACGGTGCGTGAGGAGAGAGACGTGGCCCGTAAAGAGAGGACCGAGGCCATCATCCAAAGGGACCAGCTGCTGCGAGAGTATTACCAGGCCAGGCAG CAACAAGACTCTGCCACTCTGGATAAGGAACGAGCCAACAAGGAGATTGAGATGCTGAGGAAGCAGTACGAGGCCATCTCTCAGGAGCTGAAAGAGGCCCTGCAAGAGGCCGAGGTAGCAAAGTGTCGACGAGACTGGGCCTTTCAGGAGAGGGACAAGATagtggcagagagagaaagtataCG CACGCTATGTGACAACCTGAGGCGGGAGAGGGACAGAGCTGTGAGTGATCTGGCAGATGCTTTAAGGAATCTCGATGACACAAGGAAACAGAAGAACGACGCTGCACGTGAGCTCAAAGAACTGAA AGAAAAGATGGAGGACCAATTAGAAAAGGAAGCAAGGTTTCGTCAGCTAATGGCTCACAGTTCACACGATTCGGCCATCGACACAGATTCAATCGAATGGGAGACGGAAGTTGTAGAATTTGAGAAACACAGA GACATGGATTTGAAAGCACTTGGGTTTGATATTGCTGAAGGGGTAAATGATCCTTATTTACCTGGAGATTGCGGCATATTTGTCAGTAAAGTGGATAAAGGAAGTATTGCTGAAGGAAGATTAAG GGTGAATGATTGGTTGTTGAAAATTAATGATGTAGACCTGACCAATAAGGATAGAAAGCAGGTGATCAAAGCAGTAATGAGTGGAGAGGGAGTGATCAATGTGGTGGTTCGCAGAAGGAAGTCACTAGGAGGACGGATTATCACTCCGATCCAGATAAACCTCACTGGACAACAAG ACTGTGGCATAGGCCTGGAAAGTGGAGTGTTTGTTGCCACGTTGGCTCCAGGCAGTCCAGCTGTCAGAGATGGCGCTCTCACTATTGGGGATAGACTGTTAGCT ATTAATGGAATCACACTTGATAACAAGTTGCTCTCCGAATGTGAAGCTCTATTGAGGAACTGCCGTGATTCTCTCAGCATCTCCCTTATGAAG TTCCTCCCACAGAGCTACTCCGGTCAGAGTTTATTTGAAAGTTTGAGAGACTCGGAAAAGACCTCTAGGCTCCAGTCCTGTGACATCCACACCAGGAACTGCAGGAACTCTAAACACAACTGCTCCAAGCACAACTGCtccacacaaacagacatttgCAGCTGTGACTTGAGCGGCAGGGATGATGATGTGTGTAAGGATACAGGGGATTCCCTGGACAGCAGCAGCGGTAGCAGCATTCATTGCCACCACAAACCCCTTTCCAACAGCTCTCTACACTCCCACTCCCATTCTCACCAAGGAAcgtcctcctccctccacaGTCCCTCAGAGCCCCATCCAGACTTTTGCTACAGGAGGCAGGAACTGCACCGTCGCCCCCTCACATTCACCCCTGTGCACTCCGACTGCAGCACCCCGCAGAGCGCTATGGACCGAGGGGAGAGCTCACCAGCTAAGCCTAGTGGAGGCACATGGCCAAAAGTCATAGCGGGAGCTTCTGTTCCTGAGTTCCAGCTCTCCATCtacaaaaaacccaaacccaAACAGAGGAAGTCTATCTTTGACGTGAATGTTTTCAGAAGACCCGAAGCATCTCCGAAACTGGACTACATGTCTCTTTCCCAGCTGCCCAAAAACTCACCGCAGAGCTTGATATCTGAATCCACCacaacaccccccacccctcccgcCAGGAGTGACTCATTCAGGTTCAAACATCGCCAGCAGAATAGCTCGGCATCGGACTCAACCATCACCACCAGCGGCCCCCCAGTCTCTCAAGCTACAAGTCCACAGGATGAGGGAGAGGCAGGAAGTCGGCTCTATTACACTGATGCTCCTTCAGGAGAGTCGAAGACTGCTCCCAAGAAACCTGTGGAGAAAGAGGGGAGTCGACGCAGGCCAGAGGAGCAGGGAAAGAGGAGGTACCGGCCAAAATCGGCACCGGCGCTGCGGCGAAACGTGACTCCATTACACATTCCTGTTCCCATGCAG gtACAGAGTTTCTCTAACGACGAGCACTCCCCTGAGCCGATGGACTTATTACGCTTCTCTCCTATGCGAACTAATCGGTACAGCATGCCCTTTGCACCCCCCAGCTACAGCAGCATCACAGCAC ACCCAGCACAGCGAGGTTTAGCCCCGTGTCCTGCTGTGACAGCTGTGATGAGGAACCCGGTCTACACTGCCTGGAGCCATGAGATCGAGACCAACAACTGCCCTCCAGCACCCAGTTCAGGCGtccacacacattcacatacaag CCCCAAGCATCAAGGTCACCTCAGTCTAGACCTCAGTCACAAGCGCACTGGAGACATGACTGAGACAAGCTGCAGCCAACCACCACACAGCACCAACTCTCTCCCCTCCAGTTCCAGACTGG GCTCTTTAAGTACTTCGCAGTTTAGGGCAGAACGCATCAAGATCCCCCCAACTCGTTATCCCCGCTCCACTGGATCTGACAGAG GCTCCCTTTCCCACTCGGAGTGTAGCAGCTCGACACCTCCAATGTCTCCTGTCAACCTGGACACATCATCTTTCacaagcagccaatcacagagctccATTTCCACCCAGCCCAGAATATCAGTCAGCCCTGCTCCAGTTGGTGACAGGCGGAAGGATGG GCCATACCTGGAGGAGCCACGCAATGTTACGGTGCAGAAAGGAGCAGAACCACTGGGGATCTCCATTGTGAGTGGAGAGAACGGTGGAGTGTTTGTGTCCAAAGTGACAGCAGGCAGCATCGCACACCAAGCTTGTTTAAAGTACGGAGACCAACTCCTTGAG TTTAATGGAATCAACCTCCGGAATGCCAACGAGCAGCAGGCGCGGCTGGTGATCGGGCAGCAATGTGACACTGTCACAATTTTAGCTCAGTATAATCCTCACATGTTTCAGCTGGGCAACCATTCTCGTTCAGG TTCTCGGATGGAGTCCATCAGCAACCAGCCAACTCCTCAGGACAGTGGAGCCAACACCCCAGATAATCACTCCACTGTCGATACGCTTAGTGAGCAAGATGAAGGCACCATGACACCACCATCCAAACAGACAACTCCTGCCACCAGCCCTCACAGCTCCTTTAG GCTTCCTGGTTCAAGTTTGCACCGGGCCACAGAGCCTCGACTGGTGAGGTTAAAGAGGATCCAGGTGGAGCTAGGAGTTCAGATCTGTGGAGGAAACCTGTGTGGCATCTTTGTGGAGAGTCTGGATGATGACAGCCCTGCTAAAAGTCCTGATGGCCTGCTGCCTGGAGACTTGATACTGGAG TACAACAGCATCGGCATGAAGAACAAAACTAAAGAAGAGGCTTACCTGGAAATGTTAAAACCAGCTGAAACAATCACATTCAAAGTCCAGAACTGTGTGGAAGAACTGGCTGCGATAAAAGAGACACCTGGAGATGGATTTTTTATAAG AGCACTTTATGAGAGGGTGGCAGAGGTGGAGCAGGAACTCAGCTTTAAGAAAGATGACATCCTGTATGTTGAAGATACACTACCAAATGGCAACTTTGGCTATTGGATGGCTTGGCAACttgacgagaaagcacagaagCTGGAAAAAGGGCAGATTCCAAGTAAATACAT GATGGACCAGGAGTTCTACAGGAGACACGGCATGGCTGATATGAAAGATGACAATGGCACCAGTAAGAGTCTGTCTGCAGCTGCGCGGAGGTCCTTCTTCCGTCGAAGGCTGAAGCACAAACGCAGTGGATCCAAGGATGGGAAGGATCTCATGGCTCTGGATGCCATAAGCACAGATTCTTTACCAATCACAGAGG ACGGAGTGAGTCTGATGTACCAGCGAGTTCAGAAGGTGGACTCCCTGTTTCCCAGACCAGTGCTGGTCATGGGTCCTTTAGTGGAGGCCAGTAAGGACATGCTGGAGAAGGAAGTTCCTGACAAATTCTGTCGCTGTCTGCCTG AGATTATGAAGGCATCTCAGCAGGCGATTGAGCGAGGTGTGAAGGATTGTGTGTTCATTGACTACAAACGGCG